ataataagtaataaagaaaaaattaaacatatccAAATTAAACCTGTGGATAAAAATCCGACCTGCAGGAATTCCAGTAACACAGATTGTAAGCCCGGAAAAAGGAAGAACACGGTATGAATCCTGAGGAACAACGCGGTGCTCTTTCCAGCATTGAATAAGCCAATGTAATGTGACAATTGGTTTTTTTAGACTGTTTAGAGCCCACTGAATCAGTCAaagagaagatgaaacataacTGATTAGGACATTGATAGCATGATGGTACACTTGGAAAGGAAAGATAATTAAGTCGAGCAGCAGGTTTTACAGCAAAACAGAAACAACGTATTTCCACTCTTCTGTTTATCTTTTACTTTCTCTCAAACCGCTGTCCACAAGAAGCTAATTATGCATTCACACAATTTTGAGGAAGCATAAAAATACAAGTTCCAAAAAAAAATCCCTTTGAAGTATAGATTTTGTATTATTAGACACAGCCTAGGCACGGAATCCTGCTAGTAAATATAGCAAAAAAAGACCAAAAATTACAAATGAGAGAGGCTATACCAAAATCTCTTAGGAAAGATAACAATTTTGAACGAAAGGGAGTCGGTCCAATCCTATCTAATATAATACAAGCCTGGATATCGGCGTGAGGAACTACCCCTTGAAGTACCGCTGAATTACAATAAAAGTGACCGAATTACTAAAGTATCAGTAACTATGTTACATTCTCTGTAACTTAGAGAAAAATGAAATGCAAGTGACCAATCAAGTCCATCATTTTGGTGACTAACCATAAAAGATCCCATTTAATCAAATTGCTCGACTAAGTCCTAGAGAAATAATGTGTCCAATCCCTACCAAACTAACAGATACAATAATCAGAACAGATTTGAATCCCTTTTCACATTGCAAGCGTTTGGAAAAAACATTTGGACTCTGGCTAAAAAATGCCATAAACTCCAAGACAACGTCACCAAGATGGTCTCTCACAACCCACAGCCGCAATGCTAGGTGTAGAATAATGGATTAATATCGGATTACTAAGATTGATAGGATCTTATATGTAttatcttttatattttaattattaggaTTAGAATAATTAGATCTAGTTATCCATTagatttaataattttgttaaCTCTGTAGTCTATAAAGTTCATTGTATATGACTTTTATTTTCAATGAATTCAAATGAACCGTTCATCTTTCTATGCTACTCTCTCGTAAACTACATGGTATCAGATAGGCGAGTGACTTCATGAATCATGACAAAAAACGGCATGGCTTCACCATCCGTTTCTTCCAATTTTGAGGCCACACCTATCGCACCAACAGTGGCTGAAACCACTTCTCTCCCAACAAGGAACCACAAATTACACAGAGAAAACTTCCTATAATGGTCGCAATCTTTTCTCATGTTCATTCGAGGAAAAGGGAAAGAGGATTTCATCTTTAGCACAGCGACATGCCCTACATCAACAAATCCGAAATTTAAGGTGTGGAATTCGGAGAATAATATGATGACGGAAATCGGTGCAAAGTTTCTTTTATACCGTACTGTGAGGGAGATATGGGATGCGGCTCATGACACCTATTCTTCCAAAGACAACACATCAGATGATGAAAAGTGTTATCGAGCAATAGTTGAACAAAAACAAGTCTTCAAATTCTTATTGGGCCTTCACAGCACACTTGATGACGTGGGTGGTCGAATATTGGGGACCAAACCACACTGCCTTCTCTCCGTGCAGTGTTCTCGGAGGTGCGCCATAAAGAAAGTCGCAGAAAATTTATGGTCGGATCTCAGCAACCTATTTCGCCCACAGACGCTTCAGCTCTTACTGTTCATAAGCCTTCATTTCCGCATAACGATCACTCAGGTACTGCACAGTCTTCACAGCCCTTTTAACAACAGTGGATACTTGTTGAAAAATCCAAGGGAAACCCGCTGACTGGAAGCCAGCTAAAGAAAGAAGAGCAAATGCGGTTATAACAGAGAATCAGTCCCATGAACCCCAACCTTTTGTAAAAGAGCTGCTCGACATTCTCCAGAAATTGTTTAACCAAACTAATTCAACACCAACCTCTTCACTTGTTAGCACTGGTAATGTGGTACATCGAGGTATATCTACAATTGCTTTAAAACATGAGTTATCAGATGGTTGGATTGTTGGGAAATTTGCAATTCTTTACACATTTTAGTTCTTGTAAGGATTCTCATTCAGTATGCATTGTGAATGGCTCATGCTCCCAAGTGGCTGGTTACGGTTCAGTTCAGCTAGTTCCGGATATTTTCCTGAAATCTGTTTTATTTGTGTCTGATCTAAATTGCAATCTCTTATCAGTGAGCAAGCTCAACAGCGACCTCAAATGCAGAACTTAATTCCTTGTTGATTCTTGTGTTTTTCAGGATTTGACATTGGGGAAGATGATTGGCAATGTAACCTTTGTGGCGGATTGCATCTCCTAGAGATGAATGTTTCCAAGATAAGCTTGAACAACAATCTGCCCGCAccaattttttcatattttgttccgactttgaatttaaataaaaaataacgaGATTTTGTTATGGCACTATCGTCTAGGACATCCGAATCTTTCGTACCTTGGCAAATTATTTCCATTTTTGTTCGATAATAAGAATTTTAATTCTTTCCAGTGTGATATTTGTCAATTGTCCAAGCATACACGGTCCACTAAGCATACACGGTCCACTTTCACAACACAACGTTACAAACCATCAAAACCTTTTTCCCTCATACACAGTGATATTTGGGGTCCTTCCAATGTCACAAACAGTAGGGGTGCGTGCTGGTTTTTATTGTTTGTCGATGATCACAAGCGTTTGTCGTGGATTTTTCTAATGAAAGATAAATCTGAAACTTCCAACTTTTTCAAACAATTCCACACCATGATTCAGACTCAATTCTCTACCAAAATTCAGATTTTACGAACAGATAGAGCACGTGATTATTTCAACGCAGTTTTGGGAGGTTATCTGTTCTCTCATGTGATTATTTACCAAAGCTCATGTGTTGATACTCCCAACATAATGGGAAGTCCACAAAAGAAAAACCGTCATCTCTTGGAAGTTACACGATCCTTCTTGTTCACAAAAAATGTTTCTAAATGCTATCGAGGTGATGTCATTCTCACAGCCACTTATCTCATCAATCGAATGCCCTCATGAGTCCTAAAATTCCAGACACCTATCCAGACTTTCCTTAAATGTTTCCCCAACTCACACCTAGTTCATGATATTCCCCAAAGTGTTCGGATGCTCTACATTTGTTCACATTCATTCCCATAACCGCAACAAACTCGAGCCACATGTTGTCAAATGCATCTTCCTTGGGTATTCTCCAAACCAAAAAGGTTACAAATGCTATTGTCCCACGTACACATACATGGATGTGACTTTCTTCGAAAATGATcccttttatcataattttatgcTTCGGAAAGAGAAGTCAAATGTAGAACCACAGAATTGGGACCCCATCACACAATATCTCGAGCCAGCCATACTCCATACTGAACCAGAAACACTGCCCACTCCCATGACCAGCAACCCCTCTATCTCTAATGAACAAAATCTCATCCAACCACTTCACGTGTACTCTCGAAGGAAACGTCATCAAAAGAATCAAGATCCAACACAAACTCAGCCTACTCAAGATTCTTTCAAGACACCAGATTCAAGTAACCTTGAAAACAACATTCATATTTTGGAAATTGATTTGGACGACAGACTCATTGCTTTAAGAAAAGGAATAAGAACATGCACACAACACACCATTGGGAATTTTATCTCACTTGAACGGTTTTTCCCTAACTATCGTGCATTTCTCTCAAACTTAGATCGGGGGTAGGTTCCATCCACTATTGATGAAGCCCTAAATGAACCAAATGGAAAGTTGTTGTATTTGATTAAATCAAAGCACTTGAAAAGAACAAAACATGGAAGATTGCAAATCTCCCTCTAGGAAAGAAAACAGTTGGTTGTAAATGGATTTTCACTATCAAACACCTGTCTGATGGAAGCATAGATCGGTTCAAAGCACGACTTGTAGTCAAAGGGTATACACAATCTTATAATATCGACTATCATGAAACATGTGCTAATGTAGTCAGACTCAACACCGTCAGAGTCCTCTTATCACTTGTTGTCAACTTAGATTGGCCATTATACCATCTCAAGGTTCTAAAATTCGCTAGGCGCTGCGCCTAGGCGGGGACTAGGCGCCGCTAATCGGATTCTACGGTATCAACataataaatcacatactagaacTTCAACACAATaacatcaaattaaaaatacgTTCAAAATATTCCATACATAATCTATTGTGTCATCTCAATAGAATAAGAAAGAATTCAGATTTCTTCCAAGGAGATTGAGATAACGATAAAACCAGAGGAAGTTGCTTAATAAAATGGTACCAGAATCAGTGATGAAAATTCTTCAAATCTGTTTCATGTACTTGAGGTAGCAAAGGCAAATATATCAAGAAATGCAAGAAACCGAAACAAAAAAGAGGTAGAAGAAAGACATTGTTACGGCTCCACAAGACGGGAGATGTAAATATTTCCCATCAGGCTTCTCGATTTCTTTGGTGCTGCGTTAGATTTAGAGCATCCTCttttcaacttttaattttttacttgggctttaaaatattaaaaccccaaacaatttttttcaaaacaaataaGGCCTATCTGAGGGTGTCCAGGCCTGCCGAGGCGTGCACAAGAGCGCCCAGGCGCCTAGGCTGGCCGCCTAGCACCTTATCGGTGCGGTAGGTCTctgcctagcgcctaggcgGGCGCCTAGGGCGCATTTTAGAACATTGTACCAACTTAATGTATAAAATGCATTCTTTAATGGAGATCTAGAAGAAAAGATGTACATGGACATTTCTCTTGGTTTTGCATAAGCGATTACAAAGAATAAAGTATGCAAATTACAAAAGTCGATGTATGTCCTCAAACAATCACCTAGGACATGGTTTTTCCGATTTACCAATGTTTTAAAGAGGGATGGCTACACCCAATGTCAAGCTGACCACACGTTATTTGTTAAGCATTTGGAGGAAGACAAGATTACAATAATCATTGTCTACGTAGACGACATTTCCTCACAGAGAATCATGAAGAAGAAATGGCCAATGTGAAATTACACCTTTCGAAGGAATTTGCAATGAAAGAACTCGAACATCTTCGATACTTTTTGCGAATGGAAGTAGCAAGATCATCTATAGGTATCTCAATCTCTCAACGAAAATGTCCTAGACCTCCTGAAAGAAACCGGCATGTTAGGTTGCAAACCAATTGATACACCCATGTATCcgaacatcaaaataaaaacagaaaaagaTAGTCCTCCCGTGGATAAAAGAAGATATCGAAGGCTAGTATGGAAACTAATACACCTATCACATACACGACCAAATATCGGATTTGTTGTGAGCGTCGTTAGCCAGTTCATGAATAACCCAAGTGAAGTACAAATGAGTGCTGCCTACTGAGTACTAAGATATCTAAAACGGACTCTTGGACAAGGACTTCTATTTAGAAAGACTTCAATCAGAGCAATCAAATTCTATAGCTATGCTGATTGGGAAGGGTCTCCCATAGATAGACGTTCCACCTCTGGATATTGTTCATATGTATCAAATTTGGTGACGTGGCGTAGCAAGAAACAAACAGTAGTTGCTCAGAGTAGTGCAGAAGCTGAATTCCGATCGTTAGCGCATGGGATTTGTGAAGGAATGTGGCTCAAGAGACTACTGAATGAATTAAAGATATAAGAAAATCACCCTGTGGAGCTTATATGTGATAATCAAGCAGCAATCAGCATATCCAAGAATCCAGTCCATCATTATCGAACCAAGCACATTGAAGTGGATCGAAATTTTATCagtgaaaagattgaaaaaGGGATAGTTGTGTAGAATTATATCCCTACTCAATTACAAGTGACAGATATTCTAACAAAAGCACTTCATAGACCAAGTTTTCAAGAGTTGTGTATCAAGCTGGGCATGAAGAATCTTACCTAACTTGAGGGGGAGTGTAGAATAATGGGTTATTCATAGTTATTTGGGGCGCAAGGCGCACTAAAGCGCACGGGTGTCTTGGGGCCTGAGGCGCGAGGCGAAGCGCACGCTTTATCGAAGTAAGGCGCATAtgacacaaattttaaaattcaacatatgtaaaatattttatacgatttaaattaaatactttgacaaagataaaaaaaaataatataaataaaaattcattagcAGATAATGTAGCATAAATCatagaaaaaaaacaaacttCAATCATCTAAAATTCATTAGTAAGTCGTCAGTGCATCATAATATATTAATCAAAAAGCttcaaaaatctaaatcatcaaattcatcATCATCCTCCCCAACTGtaacatcatcatcatcatctccaGAAGCTGAAGCTCCAGATTTGTATCCTTCTGATTCCTCATCGTTTTCGCCAAAATCAATTTCTTCATCCTCTTCATTGCTATAACGATAGATAGTAGATCTTCTTTTATACGTATTTAATGTACTTGTACTAGCCGCTGCTTCTTTTGTAGAGGATGTGCCTCGAGATCTAAAATTATAGGCATCTTCATCAACCCCAGAAGCTCGTCCAACTTCACCCCAAGTCAAACTATCATCATCAAATACGAGATCATTTTCGTCACcactattattatttaatccTCCCATCAACCATTCATTACTATCATCGATATCAGCCAAAGAAATAGGATCAATCATATCACGCATATCATATCGGCGCCTCAAAGCCCTGTTATACTTGATGTAAACCaaatcattcaattttttttgctcCAATCTATTTCTTCTTTTGGAATGAAGCTGCACATATTTGATACAAATTAATTTtagctttaaaataataaatttatttaatatttcattaaagACTAATACTTAGTACTCACATGTTCAAACACACTCCAATTTCGTTCACAAGCAGATGAGCTACAAGTAAGGCTAAGAACTTTCACCGCGAACACTTGCAATTCGGGTGTCGAACACCCATAAGCCAACCACCATTCCGCTggtaattttgaaacaaaataaaaaattgagcaTTAAAACTATTACATATCaattatcatataataaaaataaaatattgattacctggtgattttttgtttctttgtctGACTGCCATGGGCATCCCAAAAAGTCCTTCGGCCCTTTTGTACATTGGCAACTGATCCATGATCTTATCCTATAACTCATCGGTTTCACACATCCTAGCGATACATTTATACAAACCCGTCACAACTTCATTATCATTTTCTATATTAGAATTCGAGTAGAAGAACTCCGGGTTTAAGAAATGCCCAGCAGCATGTAAAGGTCGATGGAGTTGTATCGTCCACCTATGATCAATTATAGCaaaaatatctttatatttATCCTCTTTGttatcaaatgaggcaacaataTCTTCTTTAGCCCGATCCATTGCCTCATAAATATAGCCCATTGGAGGTTTTTTTTTCCCCATCAACCAATCGAAGAACTTTCACCACAAGACCACCTACTTTAACAGCATAAACAATCATATTCCAAAACGAAGGCATTAGTATAACCTCTGCTGCCCGCTTACCTGGTGCCTCCTTTGCAAATCTACTAGTGGTCCATTCTCAGATGTAAACATTTTTCTCAAACTCGCTTTGTGATTTTGAAACCGCTTTAAAGTCAAAAAAGCGGTTGCAAAGCGAGTTTTTCCAGCTCTGACCATATCTTTCTGCCTCGTGAATTCTCTCATCATGTTTAAAACTTGGGGCctgttatatatatatccattaaCCATCATTGCTCTTTCATATACCTTTTTCAAGTGAggaagtttaaaaaaatcttcaagCATCAAATCTATACAATGAGCAGCGCATGGAGACCAGTATAAGTGAGGATATTGTGCTTCCAAATGACGTCCTgttcattaaaatttaaatgcaatATACAAATTACATATTAGAAgttacaattttaatttaaataatataataatttacatAAAGTGATATaactaatataaaaatttaaaaattaaaaccatACCAGCTAAAACATTTGCGCTTGCACTATCAGTAACAATTTGAACCACATTCTTTGCCCCAATTTGTTGCACATATTTGTTgaacaaatcaaacaatttcGCACCCGTGTGAGAATAGCTCGACCCATCCACTGATTCTATAAAGACAGTCCCTCTAGGACCATTtaccaaaaaattaatcaatgtcCTATTTTTTCTATCAGTCCACCCATCTGCCATCAAAGTACATCCATATTTAACAAGGTCATCCGTGTATTCTTTCAGTATCAATCTTGTATGTTCTAACTCCTTTTTTAAGCATGTAACTCTAACTTCATGATAAGTAGGGGGCTTCATTCCACAACCAAATTGTCCAATAGCTTCAATAAATGGTCTGAAACTATCATAATTCACGGCGTTAAAAGGGATACCTGCATCATACATCCATCTAGCGAACTTTTGTACAGCATTCTCTCTCAGTTTCTTCTT
This genomic interval from Primulina huaijiensis isolate GDHJ02 chromosome 14, ASM1229523v2, whole genome shotgun sequence contains the following:
- the LOC140956780 gene encoding uncharacterized protein yields the protein MDQLPMYKRAEGLFGMPMAVRQRNKKSPAEWWLAYGCSTPELQVFAVKVLSLTCSSSACERNWSVFEHLHSKRRNRLEQKKLNDLVYIKYNRALRRRYDMRDMIDPISLADIDDSNEWLMGGLNNNSGDENDLVFDDDSLTWGEVGRASGVDEDAYNFRSRGTSSTKEAAASTSTLNTYKRRSTIYRYSNEEDEEIDFGENDEESEGYKSGASASGDDDDDVTVGEDDDEFDDLDF